The following coding sequences are from one Pseudonocardia sp. HH130630-07 window:
- a CDS encoding DHA2 family efflux MFS transporter permease subunit: MTRASERVVKADGTSPWPALWALVIGFFMILVDATIVTVATPALIVAFGTDVNAVVWVTSAYLLAYAVPLLITGRLGDRYGPKNVYLAGLTVFTLASLWCGLTTTVGGLVVARVAQGLGAAMMTPQTMSVITRTFPAAQRGRAMSLWGAVAGVATLAGPILGGLLVGGIGWEWIFFVNVPFGVVAFVAAWRLVPALPTSRRRVDLVGVVLSAAGMFLLVFGIQEGQKYDWNALVAACILAGAAVLVAFVWWQGRTRSEPLVALSLFRDRNFSLANVAICTVGFAVTAQGFPLMIYAQSVRGFSPTEAALLLAPLAILSGGLAPWTGRLTDRLHPRLIGGFGMVSFVVGLVWLALAMGPDTPVWQLLLPIALLGISNSCVWAPISTSATRNLPMDHAGSGAGVYNTTRQVGAVLGSAGIAVLMESRIAALVPGYGTGTGSPETAGAAGALPDALREPFAAAMAQAVLLPAGVLVVGVVAVACFATPRHLQRRDAVQQG, encoded by the coding sequence GTGACACGAGCGAGTGAACGGGTGGTCAAGGCGGACGGGACCAGCCCGTGGCCCGCGCTGTGGGCACTGGTGATCGGGTTCTTCATGATCCTGGTCGACGCCACGATCGTCACCGTCGCGACGCCGGCGCTGATCGTCGCGTTCGGCACCGACGTCAACGCCGTGGTGTGGGTGACCAGCGCCTACCTGCTGGCCTACGCGGTCCCGCTGCTGATCACCGGGCGGCTCGGCGACCGGTACGGCCCGAAGAACGTCTACCTGGCCGGCCTGACCGTGTTCACCCTGGCCTCGCTGTGGTGCGGGCTGACGACGACGGTCGGCGGGCTCGTCGTCGCCCGGGTCGCGCAGGGGCTCGGCGCGGCGATGATGACCCCGCAGACCATGTCCGTGATCACCCGGACGTTCCCCGCGGCCCAGCGCGGCCGGGCGATGAGCCTGTGGGGCGCCGTCGCGGGCGTCGCGACGCTGGCCGGCCCGATCCTCGGCGGGCTGCTGGTCGGCGGCATCGGCTGGGAGTGGATCTTCTTCGTGAACGTGCCGTTCGGCGTCGTCGCGTTCGTGGCCGCGTGGCGGCTCGTCCCCGCGCTGCCGACCTCGCGACGCCGGGTGGACCTGGTCGGGGTCGTGCTGTCCGCGGCCGGGATGTTCCTGCTGGTGTTCGGCATCCAGGAGGGACAGAAGTATGACTGGAACGCCCTGGTCGCGGCCTGCATCCTGGCCGGGGCGGCGGTGCTCGTCGCGTTCGTCTGGTGGCAGGGCCGCACCCGCTCCGAACCGCTGGTCGCGCTGTCGCTGTTCCGGGACCGGAACTTCTCGCTGGCCAACGTCGCGATCTGCACGGTGGGCTTCGCGGTCACCGCGCAGGGCTTCCCGCTGATGATCTACGCCCAGAGCGTGCGCGGGTTCTCCCCGACCGAGGCGGCGTTGCTGCTCGCCCCGCTGGCGATCCTCTCCGGCGGCCTCGCTCCGTGGACCGGGCGGTTGACCGACCGGCTGCACCCGCGGCTGATCGGCGGGTTCGGGATGGTCTCGTTCGTCGTCGGGCTGGTGTGGCTGGCGCTGGCCATGGGGCCGGACACCCCGGTGTGGCAGCTGCTGCTGCCGATCGCGCTGCTCGGCATCTCGAACTCGTGCGTGTGGGCGCCGATCTCGACCAGCGCCACCCGGAACCTGCCGATGGACCACGCCGGGTCGGGCGCCGGGGTCTACAACACCACCCGCCAGGTCGGCGCGGTGCTGGGCAGCGCCGGGATCGCGGTGCTGATGGAGTCGCGGATCGCGGCGCTGGTGCCCGGATACGGGACCGGCACGGGCTCACCGGAGACCGCCGGGGCGGCGGGCGCGCTGCCCGACGCGTTGCGGGAGCCGTTCGCGGCGGCGATGGCGCAGGCGGTGCTGCTGCCCGCCGGGGTACTGGTGGTCGGCGTCGTCGCGGTGGCCTGCTTCGCGACGCCCCGGCACCTGCAGCGGCGGGATGCGGTGCAGCAGGGCTGA
- the rsmA gene encoding 16S rRNA (adenine(1518)-N(6)/adenine(1519)-N(6))-dimethyltransferase RsmA: protein MSENGADGSARLLGPVDVRVLAERLGLRPTKKFGQNFVHDANTVRRIVRSSGIGPDDVALEVGPGLGSLTLGLLPVASRVHVIEIDPVLAGLLPGTVAERAPGIADRLTVTGADALRVSADRLAADAGPGAGPPTAIVANLPYNVAVPVILHLLAELPSLRRGLVMVQAEVADRLAAPPGSREYGAPSAKLAWYAAARRAGPVPRAVFWPVPGVDSGLLGFTRHDPPPGADRAATFAVIEAAFAQRRKALRGALAGWAGSPAAAETALRGAGIDPVTRAERLSVTDFAAVAAHRTGGP from the coding sequence GTGAGCGAGAACGGGGCCGACGGATCGGCCCGACTGCTGGGGCCGGTCGACGTCCGGGTGCTGGCCGAGCGGCTGGGGCTGCGCCCCACGAAGAAGTTCGGCCAGAACTTCGTGCACGACGCCAACACCGTCCGGCGGATCGTGCGCTCCTCGGGCATCGGTCCCGACGACGTCGCGCTGGAGGTCGGTCCCGGCCTCGGCTCGCTGACCCTCGGCCTGCTGCCGGTGGCGTCCCGGGTGCACGTGATCGAGATCGACCCGGTGCTCGCCGGGCTGCTGCCCGGCACCGTCGCCGAGCGCGCCCCGGGGATCGCGGACCGGCTGACCGTCACCGGGGCCGACGCGCTGCGGGTCTCCGCCGACCGGCTGGCCGCGGACGCGGGCCCCGGGGCCGGGCCGCCGACCGCGATCGTCGCGAACCTGCCGTACAACGTGGCCGTCCCGGTGATCCTGCACCTGCTCGCCGAGCTGCCGAGCCTGCGGCGTGGGCTGGTCATGGTGCAGGCCGAGGTCGCCGACCGGCTCGCCGCACCGCCCGGCTCCCGGGAGTACGGCGCCCCCAGCGCGAAGCTCGCCTGGTACGCCGCCGCGCGCCGGGCCGGGCCCGTCCCGCGTGCCGTGTTCTGGCCGGTGCCCGGCGTGGACTCCGGGCTGCTCGGGTTCACCCGGCACGACCCGCCGCCCGGCGCGGACCGGGCCGCGACGTTCGCCGTGATCGAGGCGGCGTTCGCGCAGCGGCGCAAGGCGTTGCGCGGGGCGCTCGCGGGGTGGGCGGGGTCGCCGGCCGCGGCCGAGACGGCGCTGCGGGGGGCCGGGATCGATCCGGTCACCCGGGCCGAGCGGCTCTCGGTGACCGACTTCGCCGCCGTCGCGGCGCACCGCACCGGCGGGCCCTGA
- a CDS encoding resuscitation-promoting factor, which produces MFERSVGLFPDDDVTRPLPVIGAPAGLAGAGADGGYVTPEGRHRAARPSTAVRTVAAAALFSVPTAGLAAGVMMPQEPETQALRADLASNSTELGSASAASMSLDDDDSSATSSFAPVAAPTSGADIVDSQIVESMKLPVVEEEIEDPTLEEGTRTVVDPGREGERSVIWRVTYDKGNEVSRERIGAGQDAPAETRKVKVGTKKKAEEKVEEKTGRDSSAPAVSNGATWDKLAKCESGGDWSINTGNGYHGGLQFNKQTWQAYGGGQYSSTADEASREQQIAVAEKVKDDRGGYSAWPSCSSKLGLS; this is translated from the coding sequence ATGTTCGAGCGCAGCGTTGGTCTGTTCCCCGATGACGACGTCACGCGTCCCCTTCCCGTGATCGGCGCCCCGGCCGGTCTGGCCGGCGCCGGCGCGGACGGCGGGTACGTCACCCCGGAGGGCAGGCACCGCGCCGCACGTCCGTCGACCGCGGTCCGCACGGTCGCCGCGGCCGCGCTGTTCTCGGTACCGACCGCCGGTCTCGCGGCCGGCGTGATGATGCCGCAGGAGCCGGAGACGCAGGCGCTGCGCGCCGACCTCGCGTCGAACTCGACCGAGCTGGGCTCGGCCTCGGCGGCGTCGATGTCGCTGGACGACGACGACTCGTCGGCCACCTCGTCGTTCGCGCCGGTCGCGGCCCCGACCTCGGGCGCGGACATCGTCGACAGCCAGATCGTCGAGTCGATGAAGCTGCCGGTCGTCGAGGAGGAGATCGAGGACCCCACGCTCGAGGAGGGGACCCGCACCGTCGTCGACCCCGGCCGCGAGGGCGAGCGCAGCGTGATCTGGCGGGTCACCTACGACAAGGGCAACGAGGTCTCGCGCGAGCGGATCGGCGCCGGTCAGGACGCCCCGGCCGAGACGCGCAAGGTCAAGGTCGGCACCAAGAAGAAGGCCGAGGAGAAGGTCGAGGAGAAGACCGGCCGCGACTCCTCCGCCCCGGCCGTCTCGAACGGCGCCACCTGGGACAAGCTCGCCAAGTGCGAGTCCGGCGGCGACTGGTCGATCAACACCGGCAACGGCTACCACGGTGGTCTGCAGTTCAACAAGCAGACCTGGCAGGCCTACGGCGGCGGCCAGTACTCCTCCACCGCCGACGAGGCCAGCCGCGAGCAGCAGATCGCCGTCGCCGAGAAGGTGAAGGACGACCGCGGCGGCTACAGCGCCTGGCCGTCCTGCTCGTCCAAGCTCGGCCTGAGCTGA
- a CDS encoding TatD family hydrolase: MSTAPSTGPHGRRPRPEPPEPLAAPTIDSHTHLDACGAETAADVTAALDRAAAVGVVGAVTIADDLAAARWAVTAAHADDRVWAAVALHPTRTAAVSPADIEEIERLAADDRVVAIGETGLDYYWDHSPPAAQQDAFRWHIGLAKRTGKPLMIHDREAHDDVLRILREEGAPETVVFHCFSGDSAMAAECAEAGYVLSFAGPVTFKNNHELRAAAALVPPEQFLVETDAPFLTPHPHRGRAGEPYVLPWTVRGVADARGEGEALVADMARRNAERVFRVGATE, translated from the coding sequence GTGAGCACCGCGCCGAGCACCGGGCCGCACGGGCGCCGGCCCCGGCCGGAGCCGCCGGAACCGCTCGCCGCCCCGACGATCGACAGCCACACCCATCTCGACGCCTGCGGTGCCGAGACCGCCGCCGACGTGACCGCCGCCCTGGACCGGGCGGCGGCCGTCGGCGTCGTGGGTGCGGTGACCATCGCCGACGACCTCGCCGCGGCCCGCTGGGCGGTGACCGCCGCGCACGCCGACGACCGGGTGTGGGCGGCCGTCGCGCTGCACCCCACCCGGACCGCGGCGGTGTCCCCGGCCGACATCGAGGAGATCGAACGGCTCGCCGCCGACGACCGGGTGGTCGCGATCGGCGAGACCGGGCTCGACTACTACTGGGACCACTCGCCGCCCGCCGCGCAGCAGGACGCGTTCCGCTGGCACATCGGGCTGGCCAAGCGCACCGGCAAGCCGCTGATGATCCACGACCGGGAGGCGCACGACGACGTCCTGCGCATCCTCCGCGAGGAGGGCGCCCCGGAGACGGTGGTCTTCCACTGCTTCTCCGGGGACTCGGCGATGGCCGCGGAGTGCGCCGAGGCCGGGTACGTGCTGTCCTTCGCCGGCCCGGTCACCTTCAAGAACAACCACGAGCTGCGGGCCGCGGCGGCACTCGTCCCGCCGGAGCAGTTCCTGGTCGAGACCGACGCCCCGTTCCTCACCCCGCACCCGCACCGCGGTCGCGCGGGGGAGCCGTACGTGCTGCCCTGGACGGTCCGGGGCGTCGCCGACGCACGGGGCGAAGGGGAAGCACTCGTCGCCGACATGGCGCGGCGCAACGCCGAGCGGGTGTTTCGGGTGGGCGCAACCGAATAG
- the metG gene encoding methionine--tRNA ligase produces the protein MNNAVLTAVAWPYANGPRHIGHVSGFGVPSDVFARYRRMAGDRVLMVSGTDEHGTPIQVQADAEGLTPRQLADKYNDVITDDLRGLGLSYDLFTRTTTSNHYDVVQHMFSSLHRNGYIVPKTQLAAISPSTGRTLPDRYIEGTCPICGYDGARGDQCDNCGNQLDPADLKNPRSKINGETPSFVETEHFFLDLPAFSEALGSWLSSRTDWRPNVLRFSANLAENLKPRAITRDLEWGVPVPLDGWSDNPMKKIYVWFDAVIGYLSASVEWARRGPDPDAWKQWWTDPAAQAFYFMGKDNITFHSVMWPAIMLGHNGQGDRGGVPGTYGTLDLPSEVVSSEYLTMLGSKFSTSRGTVIYVGDFLREFGPDALRYHIAVAGPENQDVDFTWDEFVRRVNNELANEWGNLVNRSVSMAHKNVGAIPQPKAPQQADAELLAYSAAGFDTVGGLLARNRFKQAAGEAMRVVTAANRYLSDQEPWKRKDDPDRRDTILHTALQVVQDANTLLTPFLPHAAQQVHEALGNTGVWAAQPEKTTVEDLGDGLAYPILTGDYAAEQAHWGSTPIEVGRPLAKPTPIFTKLAPELGETGPEWAPIGK, from the coding sequence ATGAACAACGCCGTGCTGACCGCCGTGGCGTGGCCCTACGCCAACGGCCCCCGGCACATCGGCCACGTCTCCGGCTTCGGTGTGCCCTCCGACGTCTTCGCCCGGTACCGGCGGATGGCGGGGGACCGGGTGCTCATGGTCTCCGGCACCGACGAGCACGGCACCCCGATCCAGGTGCAGGCCGACGCCGAGGGGCTCACGCCGCGCCAGCTGGCCGACAAGTACAACGACGTCATCACCGACGACCTGCGCGGTCTCGGCCTGTCCTACGACCTGTTCACCCGCACCACGACGTCGAACCACTACGACGTCGTGCAGCACATGTTCTCCTCGCTGCACCGCAACGGCTACATCGTCCCGAAGACCCAGCTCGCGGCGATCAGCCCGTCCACCGGGCGGACCCTGCCCGACCGCTACATCGAGGGCACCTGCCCGATCTGCGGCTACGACGGTGCCCGCGGCGACCAGTGCGACAACTGCGGCAACCAGCTCGACCCGGCCGACCTGAAGAACCCGCGCTCGAAGATCAACGGTGAGACGCCGTCGTTCGTCGAGACCGAGCACTTCTTCCTCGACCTGCCCGCGTTCTCCGAGGCGCTCGGGTCCTGGCTGTCCTCGCGCACCGACTGGCGGCCGAACGTGCTGCGGTTCTCGGCCAACCTGGCGGAGAACCTCAAGCCGCGGGCGATCACCCGGGACCTGGAGTGGGGCGTCCCGGTGCCGCTGGACGGCTGGTCGGACAACCCGATGAAGAAGATCTACGTCTGGTTCGACGCGGTGATCGGCTACCTCTCGGCGTCGGTCGAGTGGGCCCGGCGCGGCCCGGACCCGGACGCCTGGAAGCAGTGGTGGACCGATCCGGCCGCCCAGGCGTTCTACTTCATGGGCAAGGACAACATCACCTTCCACTCGGTGATGTGGCCGGCGATCATGCTCGGGCACAACGGCCAGGGCGACCGCGGCGGCGTGCCGGGGACCTACGGGACGCTGGACCTGCCCAGCGAGGTCGTGTCCTCGGAGTACCTGACGATGCTCGGCTCCAAGTTCTCGACCAGCCGCGGGACCGTCATCTACGTCGGAGACTTCCTGCGCGAGTTCGGGCCGGACGCGCTGCGCTACCACATCGCCGTCGCCGGTCCGGAGAACCAGGACGTCGACTTCACCTGGGACGAGTTCGTCCGCCGGGTCAACAACGAGCTGGCCAACGAGTGGGGCAACCTCGTCAACCGCTCGGTGTCGATGGCGCACAAGAACGTGGGCGCGATCCCGCAGCCGAAGGCGCCGCAGCAGGCCGACGCCGAGCTGCTCGCGTACTCCGCCGCCGGGTTCGACACCGTCGGCGGGCTGCTCGCCCGCAACCGCTTCAAGCAGGCGGCCGGCGAGGCGATGCGGGTGGTCACGGCGGCCAACCGGTACCTGTCGGACCAGGAGCCGTGGAAGCGCAAGGACGACCCGGACCGCCGGGACACGATCCTGCACACCGCGCTGCAGGTCGTCCAGGACGCGAACACCCTGCTCACCCCGTTCCTCCCGCACGCCGCGCAGCAGGTGCACGAGGCGCTGGGCAACACCGGAGTGTGGGCCGCGCAGCCGGAGAAGACGACCGTCGAGGACCTCGGTGACGGGCTGGCGTACCCGATCCTGACCGGGGACTACGCCGCGGAGCAGGCGCACTGGGGCTCGACGCCGATCGAGGTCGGGCGGCCGCTGGCCAAGCCGACGCCGATCTTCACCAAGCTCGCGCCGGAGCTGGGGGAGACGGGCCCGGAGTGGGCCCCGATCGGGAAGTGA
- a CDS encoding ABC transporter ATP-binding protein has product MASIEMRNIVKTYGDGYPAVNDVSMDIADGEFMILVGPSGCGKSTLLRMIVGLEDITSGDMVIGGSRVNDKAPRDRNLSMVFQNYALYPHLSVFENIAFPLRLTKTPDDEVHTKVNNAASVLELHEHLDRKPANLSGGQRQRVAMGRAIVRDADAFLFDEPLSNLDAKLRGQMRTEIARLQRRLGITTVYVTHDQTEAMTLGDRVCVLRKGVIQQVASPRELYEQPVNLFVAGFIGSPPMNFLPATVSGSTLETPFGPIEIAGARAGRLAGHDLVLVGIRPEYFEDASLVDEAKRSLGSTFTARVDVTEWLGDAQYAYIPYEAPPEVDAKLKELSRELDSDQLRTQAIVSIDSTSRIREGREAEFWLDARKIHVFDPESGENLTRDPEAGAELTRMAAEDRADQVAQARGGVA; this is encoded by the coding sequence ATGGCGTCGATCGAGATGCGCAACATCGTCAAGACCTACGGCGACGGGTACCCGGCCGTGAACGACGTGAGCATGGACATCGCCGACGGCGAGTTCATGATCCTCGTCGGCCCGTCCGGCTGCGGGAAGTCGACCCTGCTCCGGATGATCGTCGGCCTGGAGGACATCACCTCCGGGGACATGGTCATCGGCGGGAGCCGGGTCAACGACAAGGCCCCGCGCGACCGGAACCTGTCGATGGTCTTCCAGAACTACGCCCTCTACCCGCACCTGTCGGTGTTCGAGAACATCGCGTTCCCGCTGCGCCTGACCAAGACCCCGGACGACGAGGTCCACACCAAGGTCAACAACGCGGCGAGCGTGCTGGAGCTGCACGAGCACCTGGACCGCAAGCCCGCGAACCTGTCCGGCGGCCAGCGCCAGCGGGTCGCGATGGGTCGGGCGATCGTCCGCGACGCGGACGCGTTCCTGTTCGACGAGCCGCTGTCCAACCTGGACGCGAAGCTGCGCGGGCAGATGCGCACCGAGATCGCCCGGCTGCAGCGGCGGCTCGGCATCACCACGGTCTACGTCACCCACGACCAGACCGAGGCCATGACCCTGGGCGACCGGGTCTGCGTGCTGCGCAAGGGCGTCATCCAGCAGGTCGCCTCGCCGCGCGAGCTGTACGAGCAGCCGGTGAACCTGTTCGTCGCCGGCTTCATCGGCTCGCCGCCGATGAACTTCCTGCCCGCCACCGTCTCCGGCTCCACGTTGGAGACGCCGTTCGGGCCGATCGAGATCGCCGGGGCCCGCGCCGGGCGCCTGGCCGGGCACGACCTGGTGCTCGTCGGGATCCGGCCGGAGTACTTCGAGGACGCGTCGCTGGTCGACGAGGCCAAGCGGTCGCTGGGCTCGACGTTCACCGCCCGGGTCGACGTCACCGAGTGGCTGGGTGACGCGCAGTACGCCTACATCCCCTACGAGGCGCCGCCGGAGGTCGACGCCAAGCTCAAGGAGCTGTCCCGGGAGCTGGATTCCGACCAGCTCCGCACCCAGGCGATCGTGTCGATCGACTCGACGTCGCGGATCCGGGAGGGTCGCGAGGCCGAGTTCTGGCTGGACGCGCGGAAGATCCACGTGTTCGACCCGGAGTCCGGCGAGAACCTGACCCGGGACCCCGAGGCCGGCGCCGAGCTGACCCGGATGGCGGCCGAGGACCGGGCCGACCAGGTGGCACAGGCCCGCGGCGGGGTCGCCTGA
- a CDS encoding carbohydrate ABC transporter permease, with translation MSLREKALWIIAGIAIVIYALFPVGWIVSLSLKSADDIANGQFLPTALSWENYSQILVGDAAELFLPALRNSFGIVIIATFISCVLAMFAAYAIARLEFRGKKLILSTALAVAIFPVISIVTPLFNLWRQIGLYDTWPGLIIPYLSLTLPISIWTLSAFFREIPWEMEQAAQVDGATTWQAFRKVIVPLATPGVFTTAIIAFFIAWNDFAYGISLTSTGASRPVPAALGLFTGASQFESPNGPIAAAAVIVTIPVVVLVLLFQRRIVAGLTNGAVKG, from the coding sequence ATGTCGCTGCGCGAGAAAGCCCTGTGGATCATCGCCGGCATCGCGATCGTGATCTACGCGCTGTTCCCGGTCGGGTGGATCGTGTCGCTGTCGCTGAAGTCGGCCGACGACATCGCCAACGGCCAGTTCCTGCCGACGGCGCTGTCCTGGGAGAACTACTCCCAGATCCTGGTCGGTGACGCGGCCGAGCTGTTCCTGCCCGCACTGCGGAACTCGTTCGGCATCGTCATCATCGCGACGTTCATCTCCTGCGTGCTGGCGATGTTCGCGGCCTACGCGATCGCCCGGCTGGAGTTCCGCGGCAAGAAGCTGATCCTGTCCACCGCGCTCGCGGTGGCGATCTTCCCGGTGATCTCGATCGTCACGCCGCTGTTCAACCTGTGGCGCCAGATCGGGCTCTACGACACCTGGCCCGGGCTGATCATCCCGTACCTGTCGCTGACCCTGCCGATCTCGATCTGGACGCTGTCGGCGTTCTTCCGGGAGATCCCCTGGGAGATGGAGCAGGCCGCCCAGGTCGACGGCGCGACGACCTGGCAGGCGTTCCGCAAGGTGATCGTCCCGCTGGCCACGCCCGGCGTGTTCACCACGGCGATCATCGCCTTCTTCATCGCCTGGAACGACTTCGCCTACGGCATCTCGCTCACCTCGACCGGCGCGTCCCGCCCGGTCCCGGCCGCGCTGGGGCTGTTCACCGGCGCGTCCCAGTTCGAGTCGCCGAACGGCCCGATCGCCGCCGCCGCGGTCATCGTGACGATCCCGGTCGTCGTGCTCGTCCTGCTGTTCCAGCGGCGCATCGTCGCCGGCCTGACCAACGGCGCCGTCAAGGGCTGA
- a CDS encoding carbohydrate ABC transporter permease has translation MSTTVGTTAGTSGGATADPGRGTGRSDRARAEQRLGWMLAGPAFVIMLLVTAYPIVQAFYYSLFDYRLTDPDSISFTGLNNYLVILTDEIWWTSFGVTAFITVVTVAVELVLGFALALVMLKALKAIRPILRAAILIPYAVITVVSAFAWQYAFSLDSGFVNAWFDWVPGISADTDWFGGTMSSLFVVCLAEIWKTTPFISLLLLAGLAQVPDVLQEAAAVDGATWWQRMRRVTIPNMKAAIMVALLFRTLDAFRVFDSVFVMTAGANNTETVSFLAYRQTISRVEIGLGSAVSVLLFLSVVLICVLFIKGFKVDLSQARGEK, from the coding sequence GTGAGCACGACCGTGGGCACGACGGCCGGTACGTCCGGCGGTGCGACCGCCGACCCCGGACGGGGCACGGGGCGCAGCGACCGGGCGCGGGCCGAGCAGCGGCTGGGGTGGATGCTGGCCGGGCCGGCGTTCGTCATCATGCTGCTGGTCACCGCGTACCCGATCGTCCAGGCGTTCTACTACTCGCTGTTCGACTACCGGCTGACCGACCCGGACTCGATCTCCTTCACCGGGCTGAACAACTACCTGGTGATCCTCACCGACGAGATCTGGTGGACCTCGTTCGGCGTGACGGCGTTCATCACCGTGGTGACCGTCGCCGTCGAGCTGGTGCTCGGCTTCGCGCTGGCCCTGGTGATGCTCAAGGCGCTGAAGGCGATCCGCCCGATCCTGCGCGCGGCGATCCTCATCCCGTACGCGGTGATCACCGTGGTGTCGGCGTTCGCCTGGCAGTACGCGTTCTCGCTGGACTCCGGGTTCGTGAACGCCTGGTTCGACTGGGTGCCCGGGATCAGCGCGGACACCGACTGGTTCGGCGGCACGATGTCGTCGCTGTTCGTGGTCTGCCTGGCCGAGATCTGGAAGACGACGCCGTTCATCTCGCTGCTGCTGCTCGCCGGGCTGGCCCAGGTCCCCGACGTGCTGCAGGAGGCGGCCGCGGTGGACGGCGCGACCTGGTGGCAGCGGATGCGCCGGGTGACGATCCCGAACATGAAGGCCGCGATCATGGTCGCGCTGCTGTTCCGCACCCTGGACGCGTTCCGCGTCTTCGACTCGGTGTTCGTCATGACCGCCGGGGCGAACAACACCGAGACGGTGTCGTTCCTGGCCTACCGGCAGACGATCTCGCGGGTCGAGATCGGCCTCGGCTCGGCGGTGTCGGTGCTGCTGTTCCTGTCCGTCGTGCTCATCTGCGTGCTGTTCATCAAGGGCTTCAAGGTCGACCTGTCCCAGGCCCGAGGGGAGAAGTGA
- a CDS encoding extracellular solute-binding protein, with amino-acid sequence MIAACLAGLAGCGGAAAGPPVLNWYINPDDGGQAEIAAACTEASGGQYRIAVSTLPRQASEQRQQLVRRLAANDSSIDIMSLDPPYIPEFAEAGFLAPVPSDVGARTTAGVVNSAVQGASWRGALVTVPFWANTQLLWYRKSLVEGTGLDLTKPVTWDQVVAAAQSKDSQIAAQGIRAESLTVWLNALVESGGGKIVTNPSPDAPEAVELGLDSPAAVRAAEVMKAVSAVGGPGFSTASEDENATAFQGGDAMFSTIWPFVWGKVKSAVEDGTVPASTLDDYGWALYPQVDPGRPAAPPYGGINLGVGAFSEHPDLAYAATECITSEENQKQYFLTNGNPAAKEAVFSDPEVLKEFPMAPVIEQSLQQAKPRPQIAYYNEVSESIQRNYHPAGGIDPVTVGPATADLIRAVLAKEELL; translated from the coding sequence GTGATCGCGGCCTGCCTCGCCGGTCTGGCCGGCTGCGGCGGCGCCGCGGCGGGCCCACCGGTCCTGAACTGGTACATCAACCCCGACGACGGCGGCCAGGCGGAGATCGCCGCCGCCTGCACCGAGGCCTCCGGCGGACAGTACCGGATCGCGGTGTCGACGCTGCCGCGCCAGGCCTCCGAGCAGCGCCAGCAGCTCGTGCGCCGGCTCGCGGCGAACGACAGCTCGATCGACATCATGAGCCTGGACCCGCCCTACATCCCGGAGTTCGCCGAGGCCGGCTTCCTGGCCCCGGTGCCCTCCGACGTCGGCGCCCGGACCACCGCGGGCGTCGTCAACTCCGCGGTCCAGGGTGCGAGCTGGCGGGGCGCACTGGTGACGGTCCCGTTCTGGGCGAACACCCAGCTGCTCTGGTACCGCAAGTCGCTGGTCGAGGGCACCGGGCTGGACCTGACGAAGCCGGTCACCTGGGACCAGGTCGTCGCGGCGGCGCAGTCCAAGGACTCGCAGATCGCGGCCCAGGGCATCCGCGCCGAGTCGCTCACCGTGTGGCTGAACGCGCTGGTCGAGTCCGGCGGCGGGAAGATCGTCACCAACCCGTCGCCGGACGCGCCGGAGGCCGTCGAGCTGGGACTGGACAGCCCGGCCGCGGTGCGCGCGGCGGAGGTCATGAAGGCCGTCTCCGCGGTCGGCGGCCCGGGCTTCTCCACGGCGAGCGAGGACGAGAACGCCACCGCCTTCCAGGGCGGCGACGCGATGTTCTCGACGATCTGGCCGTTCGTCTGGGGCAAGGTCAAGAGCGCGGTGGAGGACGGCACCGTGCCCGCCTCGACCCTGGACGACTACGGCTGGGCGCTGTACCCGCAGGTCGATCCGGGCCGGCCGGCGGCGCCGCCGTACGGCGGGATCAACCTCGGCGTCGGCGCGTTCAGCGAGCACCCGGACCTGGCCTACGCCGCGACCGAGTGCATCACCTCGGAGGAGAACCAGAAGCAGTACTTCCTCACCAACGGCAACCCGGCGGCGAAGGAGGCGGTCTTCTCCGACCCCGAGGTCCTGAAGGAGTTCCCGATGGCCCCGGTCATCGAGCAGTCCCTGCAGCAGGCGAAGCCGCGTCCGCAGATCGCCTACTACAACGAGGTGTCGGAGTCGATCCAGCGCAACTACCACCCGGCGGGCGGCATCGATCCGGTGACGGTGGGGCCGGCGACCGCCGACCTGATCCGCGCGGTCCTGGCCAAGGAGGAACTGCTGTGA